The sequence below is a genomic window from Coffea arabica cultivar ET-39 chromosome 4c, Coffea Arabica ET-39 HiFi, whole genome shotgun sequence.
AGGCTACAAGCACAAGAAGCTTCACCGTGTAATCAATTACACGTATTGCCTGGCTCTTCTCAAGGTCATAACCTGGGTTCTCATAAGATTCTGAAGCCATCTTTTCAAATATGGCCTCTGCACCCGTTATTAGTGGAAGGCTGTAACCAACAGCTTGGACGCCTAGCATGACAAGAGAGATGTAAGGAACAGATTCCACATTGTCCCTGATGTAGAATATCTGGCTTACTATGCAAGCGATTGCAAAGGAAAGTGTTAGGATGCGAAGGCTCCCTTCAACACCTCTACGAGAAAGGATATCTTCCCTCTGCCCCCGATACACAACAGGAAAAGTTTGGAGCTTGATTGGTCTAAAATAGAGGGGATCATCATCATTCCTTTTGCTAGATATGGAAATCCTAGCAGTTGGATTAACTAACCAACGGGCGGTAGTTGGTGGATATGATACCATAACTTCAATTAGACAATCCGATCCAGCTTCAAGATCCATGCTTTCATACAGAATGTTCCATGAAGCTCGAACATCTCTGCATCCAATTAAATACATCTTTCCAGCATGTTGATTGTACAGCCCCTCCACAGAAAGTACTGAGAAATTGTCAAAAGATTTTCCACTTAGAGCAATTTCAGCAGAAACATTTAGGAGGAGCTGCTTTTCTGTGTATTCAGCTTTATCCTGATAGGGATTCTCCTGTTCAGTGTTTGAAACATTTGGTGACCAGTTACGCCCCAACAAAGGACCAAGAGAAACAATTTCCATTTGGAAATCTGTCCTTGTGAGAAAGGAGCTGGAATATGAATCTGGAACTGCAGGTATATGAAGAGTGAGGTCTTCAGAAAGAAGAGAGAGACTGACAAGGAATGATTCTGTGGCTTCTAACTTGGGATACTCCAGTAAAGATTTCTTAACTATATTACCAAAGTTGAAGGGTTCACTTTTCTCTAAGACTGCACCAGCTGCATTAATTTTTGTGTATTTATAGTATGGACGAGCAGCTGTGAACTGATCCCACAACTCTGCAGGGCGCACCAGCTTCTCAAATGATAGAGGAAAGTAAGATCCAGCTCCTCCATCAACACTAGAGAAAGTGCCCACTATGATGCTCCTTTGTTTTATGGAAAATGAGATAGGAATATATAAGCATACTCGAGAACGACAGGCAGTGCGTTCACTATCAAGCAATCCAAGGCAGCCAACCATGCAAAGTTGTCCGCTGGAAGATTTCCAAATTCCCTCAGCAGATAGTGTCATATTGTTAAGACCAGTTCTTTCTGCTGCAATGAACTTCTTATCAAATGGTGGAACTGCTCTGAACACTGAAGATATCCTTCTGAAGCCAGGATTGTCAGCCACTTCCGGACATCGGAAATCCTGAATGACAAGCTTAACGTCTTTGAAGCTCCCATCTGTCTCCTTTATCCGCTTATCTGATTTGAAGGGTCCCAACTTGCTGCAAAACTCATCCGTTCCGTTGCATCTCCAGTTCGGCACAATAGTTAAAGCTTCTTGTTTGGTATACTTCTCAAGAATGTTACAAAAATCAAGTCCTCTATACACATCAAAATCACCATTCACCAGAGTATCTTTATATGGGTATGGATCACATGCCCTTGACACGATCTTTTCAGAACCAAACTCGTAGTTTGCAGAAGCAGCCAACCAAGAAGACATGctaatttcattaaaaaattttggatttgatttcAAATTTAAGCTCTTCATGCTTCCCCTTATTCTTCTGTTTACCAAAGTGAATGTCCTCGGATAACGAAGCACAAGCAGAATTTGATCATCTTGCACGAGTGGGGGCTGATTAGCATAACCAGATTCCTCAACCCATGGCCATGGCTCAGCAGATTCAGGCTGACGAGATGGTAACACTGTATGCCCCAACAAACACATAACTCTTTCGGCCCCATTCTTCTCTGATTCAGTATAAACTCCTTGGAATGAAATAGAGAGCTGAGAATGACCAGGCCACATATCAAAATGATGACTTCCCTCATAGGGCGGTTCCATAAATAATCCATCCGATGTTATCCCCATTAGCAATGCACCGCTGACACCAATCCATTTCTTAGATCGACGAACTTTATTAACATCAGTAACCCAAAAAGAAACCAACTTTGAGGGAGATCCAAGACTCAGTGAGCCATTTATTGCAAGATCTCTATCATCAAATGGCATAATGGGAGCACCATTTGACTCCTGCCACCAATCTCCATTCACAAAGGAGAGCTCTTCTCTTAAACTAAAAACCATATCATCAGCAGGTCTTAAATTAGAAGCAGAAGATAAAACCAAGGAGCATTCTTTCTTCACCTCATCCATCCTATCATATCTGTAAGTCATTGAATTTCCACTCCTGCTCCTACCACCAAACTCTCCATCAACAAGGTATGCTTTTGCAAAACCAAAGCACAACAAAACTAGCAACCCTGTTAAAATCCAACCATCAACTCCAAAACACTTCATCTTTACGCTAAAATTACGATACCCCTCAAAGCACTCCTTTACAACTTCTAATCTGAAAGAATCCCGCTAAccaaatattaattttctacACCACAACAAATACCTCCTTTCGATTTCCCATACGAATAAAATATAAGTCTGCAGTTACTGATGCAAATGCAAAGGGAAGTACATGATAGTACCAGAAATGATCaagaaaagcaaaaacaaaattatgAGCACGAGAAGGACATTATCAGAGGACTAGTGTCTGAATGCTGAATGATCTTTGCATTTGCAACTAATTGATGCAGTTACCTGTGAAGTGGGTTGTCCTTTGATTCTTCATCTACGGACTTCTTTGAGGTGAATCCTTGGATCTTTGGATTGAAGAAGAGTGGACTTGAGAAATAGGGAAGCGATTTGGTGATGGAAAGTGTGAACTTGAAGCCAAGAAGAGGAGTGATTGTGACACTGAGAAGTCAACCTATTTCTCTACGCAGTTTTAGTAAAATCACAGTAGTAGTATCGATAAATGCAATATGAATTTGTATAATCTCCGTATCATTGAATATTTTACATACCTCAAGAAACAAAACACATTTGACTTTTAGGAGTGCTTGTATTTAAtgttttgctcataaaaatttgggttaattacatttacctcccctgaggtttgaccatattaccaatcaatccctataatttgtccaaataacggtctcaccctttgaatgatcaaacatttaacaaaaaccccccTTAATAccgaaaatgcccttattgagaccatgttgcattaaaaaaagaacatatttttattttattaaccctgaagcaatccaaaaaaatagaaaaaagtttttccttattattttataaaaaccatatctttgcttccataaatagttttgaatcaataattattttaaatcttaaaaatgaatattaaaaattagataaattgaaagaaaaataaaaaagaagcaattattttaaattctcaAGTATGGTTCGAATTTGTGGTTCAAGGCATGTTGCGGAGAGCACAGGGCATGTTTTCCTCAATTTGAACCATACttcaggaattaaaataatttcttctttttttatttttctttcaatttatctaattcttaatattcatttttaagatttaaaataattattgattcaaaactatttatggaagcaaatatatgatttttataaaataataaggaaaaattttttctatttttttggattgcttcagggttaataaaataaaaatatgttctttttttaatgcaacatgACCTCAATAAGGGTATTTTCGGCATTAAaggggtttttgttaaatgtttgatcattcaaagggtgtgaccgttatttggacaaattacagggattgattggtaatatggtcaaacctcaggggaggtaaatgtaattaaccctaaaaattTTTGTAAGATTAGCAGCATAAATAGTTTGTGTTCGATGTTTTATTATATcgcacaaaaaaataaattttttttgggtcaatttttatGCTTGTTTCTTTCTCATCTCACTTTTTAttttccgttttcttttttttttttttggttttttaatTTTGTGTGTCTGAAATccaaagcaaatgaaataattttttttgtcacaATTTCAAATTAATTCTGGGTTGTGTCCCAAACAGTAAACAGATGCGTCTGACTCCGATCCTGTCCAGCGGAGAAACTCGTACTCACATGTCATAGACCCGGAATCTACGGGCGAAGTTGATGAGTTTCTGAGACGGATAAGGTGCATCAAGATTCAAGATAGAAATATTTGAAGTTGTTGTAGGTACAAAATAACTCAACCAAAAGCACAAAACAGCAAATAGGTTTGTAAGGATGATGACACACAATTTTATCAACAAAACTAGAGGGGGAATATCTGCGCATTGCACGGGTGTTTGGCACTTgtgattaagaaaaattttttagatACTTGTGGTGagcaagtaaataaaaataaacataaaataatAGCGCAGATTAAGTAATACTAAAGAAATATAGCTTCAATTGAAAATCATTATGAAACGTTGAGTGtaaaggctaaaaaaataatGACATCTATGTATTTTGATAATTTACGTGGAGATTTATTTATGCTGCATTGGAAGAACTTCTTAAAAAAGTAGGGAATCGTATGACTGTTTTAGCATCTATCTTTGTTAGTTTTGCCTTCCATTATTCA
It includes:
- the LOC113740003 gene encoding uncharacterized protein yields the protein MKNQRTTHFTGLLVLLCFGFAKAYLVDGEFGGRSRSGNSMTYRYDRMDEVKKECSLVLSSASNLRPADDMVFSLREELSFVNGDWWQESNGAPIMPFDDRDLAINGSLSLGSPSKLVSFWVTDVNKVRRSKKWIGVSGALLMGITSDGLFMEPPYEGSHHFDMWPGHSQLSISFQGVYTESEKNGAERVMCLLGHTVLPSRQPESAEPWPWVEESGYANQPPLVQDDQILLVLRYPRTFTLVNRRIRGSMKSLNLKSNPKFFNEISMSSWLAASANYEFGSEKIVSRACDPYPYKDTLVNGDFDVYRGLDFCNILEKYTKQEALTIVPNWRCNGTDEFCSKLGPFKSDKRIKETDGSFKDVKLVIQDFRCPEVADNPGFRRISSVFRAVPPFDKKFIAAERTGLNNMTLSAEGIWKSSSGQLCMVGCLGLLDSERTACRSRVCLYIPISFSIKQRSIIVGTFSSVDGGAGSYFPLSFEKLVRPAELWDQFTAARPYYKYTKINAAGAVLEKSEPFNFGNIVKKSLLEYPKLEATESFLVSLSLLSEDLTLHIPAVPDSYSSSFLTRTDFQMEIVSLGPLLGRNWSPNVSNTEQENPYQDKAEYTEKQLLLNVSAEIALSGKSFDNFSVLSVEGLYNQHAGKMYLIGCRDVRASWNILYESMDLEAGSDCLIEVMVSYPPTTARWLVNPTARISISSKRNDDDPLYFRPIKLQTFPVVYRGQREDILSRRGVEGSLRILTLSFAIACIVSQIFYIRDNVESVPYISLVMLGVQAVGYSLPLITGAEAIFEKMASESYENPGYDLEKSQAIRVIDYTVKLLVLVAFSFILRLCQKVWRSRIRLLTRAPLEPHRVPNDKRVLLTTLTMHVIGYALVLVVHSLTTSHRPLQTEKFIDSSGKSQTLREWETELQEYMGLIQDFFLLPQVIGNYIWQLRCKPLRKFYYIGITAVRLLPHAYDFVRSPIPNPYFSEEYEFVNPRFDFFSKFGDIAIPVTAAVLAVMVYVQQRWNYEKISQTLTRQSKLLPFGSKVYERLPSMSVEAELTSGVNATAGNEKDDDDAN